The following are from one region of the Isoalcanivorax indicus genome:
- the purH gene encoding bifunctional phosphoribosylaminoimidazolecarboxamide formyltransferase/IMP cyclohydrolase, with protein sequence MSTAVQRALISVSDKTGVVDFARALQQRGIELLSTGGTFRALSEAGIPVREVSDYTGFPEMMDGRVKTLHPKIHGGILARRGQDDAVMADSDIQRIDLVVVNLYPFEQTVANPDCSLEDAIENIDIGGPTMVRAAAKNNAHVGIVTDPKDYAQVLAELDQHEGALSDAFRFDLAIRAFEHTAAYDSAIANYFGQRVGNGNDPFPRTLNLNFVKAQDMRYGENPHQRSAFYTERHPQEASIATASQLQGKALSYNNIADTDAALECVKQFVEPACVIVKHANPCGVAVADNILAAYDLAFHTDQESAFGGIIAFNRELDETTARAIVDRQFVEVIIAPSATEKAVTTVAEKKNVRLLVCGEWDRNLPAFDYKRVNGGLLVQDRDLGMVGAADLKVVTKRQPDEQEIRDLLFAWQVAKFVKSNAIVYARDGRTIGVGAGQMSRVNSARIAAIKAEHADLQVQGAVMASDAFFPFRDGIDNAAKAGIRCVIQPGGSIRDEEVIAAADEADMAMVFTGMRHFRH encoded by the coding sequence ATGAGCACAGCCGTCCAGCGCGCCCTCATCAGCGTTTCCGACAAGACCGGCGTGGTCGATTTCGCCCGCGCCCTGCAACAGCGTGGCATCGAACTCCTTTCCACCGGCGGTACCTTCCGCGCCCTGTCCGAGGCCGGCATCCCGGTGCGCGAAGTGTCCGACTACACCGGTTTCCCGGAGATGATGGACGGCCGGGTCAAGACCCTGCACCCGAAAATCCACGGCGGCATCCTCGCCCGCCGCGGCCAGGACGACGCCGTGATGGCCGACAGCGACATCCAGCGCATCGACCTGGTGGTGGTCAACCTGTACCCCTTCGAACAGACCGTGGCGAACCCGGACTGCTCCCTGGAAGACGCCATCGAGAACATCGATATCGGCGGCCCGACCATGGTCCGCGCCGCCGCCAAGAACAACGCCCATGTCGGCATCGTCACGGACCCGAAGGACTACGCCCAGGTCCTGGCCGAGCTGGACCAGCACGAGGGCGCCCTGAGCGACGCCTTCCGCTTTGACCTGGCAATCCGCGCCTTCGAGCATACCGCCGCCTACGACAGCGCCATCGCCAACTATTTCGGCCAGCGCGTCGGCAACGGCAACGACCCCTTCCCGCGCACCCTGAACCTGAACTTCGTCAAGGCGCAGGACATGCGCTACGGCGAAAACCCGCATCAGCGCTCTGCCTTCTACACCGAGCGCCACCCGCAGGAAGCATCCATCGCCACCGCCAGCCAGTTGCAGGGCAAGGCGCTGTCGTACAACAACATTGCCGATACCGACGCCGCCCTGGAGTGCGTCAAGCAGTTCGTCGAGCCCGCCTGTGTCATCGTCAAGCACGCCAACCCCTGCGGTGTGGCCGTGGCCGACAACATCCTGGCGGCCTATGACCTGGCCTTTCACACCGACCAGGAATCCGCCTTCGGCGGCATCATCGCATTCAACCGCGAACTGGATGAAACCACCGCGCGCGCCATCGTCGACCGTCAGTTCGTTGAAGTGATCATCGCACCGTCGGCCACCGAGAAAGCGGTGACCACCGTGGCCGAGAAGAAGAATGTGCGCCTGCTGGTGTGCGGCGAATGGGACCGCAACCTGCCTGCCTTCGACTACAAGCGTGTCAACGGCGGCCTGCTGGTGCAGGATCGCGACCTGGGCATGGTCGGCGCCGCTGACCTCAAGGTGGTCACCAAGCGTCAGCCTGATGAGCAGGAGATCCGCGATCTGCTGTTTGCCTGGCAAGTGGCCAAGTTCGTCAAGTCCAACGCCATTGTCTATGCCCGCGACGGCCGCACCATCGGCGTCGGCGCCGGCCAGATGAGCCGCGTCAATTCGGCCCGCATCGCCGCCATCAAGGCCGAGCATGCCGACCTGCAGGTCCAGGGTGCCGTGATGGCCTCCGATGCCTTCTTCCCGTTCCGCGACGGCATCGACAATGCCGCCAAGGCAGGCATCCGCTGCGTCATCCAGCCCGGCGGCTCGATCCGCGACGAGGAAGTGATTGCCGCCGCCGACGAGGCCGACATGGCCATGGTATTCACCGGCATGCGCCACTTCCGCCACTGA
- the purD gene encoding phosphoribosylamine--glycine ligase, giving the protein MKVLIIGNGGREHALAWKVACSEAVEQVFVAPGNAGTAREAKVENIAIAATDKQALADFAEQNGVALTIVGPEAPLVDGVVDLFQSRGLRCFGPTAGAAQLEGSKAFTKDFLARHQIPTAAYGNFTDLDAALAYLREQGAPIVVKADGLAAGKGVIVAMTLEEAEAAVRDMLDGNRFGDAGHRVVIEEFLEGEEASFIVMVDGEHVLPMATSQDHKRVGDGDSGPNTGGMGAYSPAPVVTPSVHQRIMNEVILPTVRGMAAEGHPYTGFLYAGLMIDASGTPKVIEYNCRFGDPETQPIMLRLQSDLASLCLLALDGELDQADAEWDPRPALGVVLAAGGYPGDYRQGDVIRGLDQVDASDLKVFHAGTAEQDGQVVTRGGRVLCVTALGDSVAAAQTRAYQGVEQIRWDDVYYRTDIGYRAIAREA; this is encoded by the coding sequence ATGAAAGTGCTGATTATCGGCAACGGTGGCCGCGAGCATGCGCTGGCCTGGAAAGTGGCCTGCTCGGAAGCTGTGGAGCAGGTGTTTGTGGCCCCCGGCAATGCCGGCACCGCCCGTGAAGCGAAAGTGGAAAACATCGCCATCGCCGCCACCGACAAACAGGCCCTGGCCGACTTTGCCGAGCAGAACGGCGTCGCCCTGACCATCGTCGGCCCCGAAGCGCCGCTGGTGGATGGCGTCGTGGACCTGTTCCAGTCGCGCGGCCTGCGCTGCTTCGGCCCGACAGCCGGCGCGGCACAACTGGAGGGCTCCAAGGCCTTCACCAAGGATTTCCTGGCCCGCCACCAGATTCCTACTGCCGCCTACGGCAACTTCACTGATCTCGACGCCGCGCTGGCCTATCTGCGTGAGCAAGGCGCTCCCATTGTGGTCAAGGCCGACGGCCTGGCGGCGGGCAAGGGCGTCATCGTCGCCATGACCCTGGAAGAGGCCGAAGCGGCCGTACGCGACATGCTTGACGGCAATCGCTTCGGCGACGCGGGCCACCGCGTGGTCATCGAGGAGTTCCTGGAAGGCGAAGAAGCCAGTTTCATTGTCATGGTCGATGGCGAGCATGTACTGCCGATGGCCACCAGCCAGGACCACAAGCGCGTCGGCGACGGCGACAGCGGCCCCAACACCGGCGGCATGGGCGCCTACTCCCCGGCGCCGGTGGTCACCCCCAGTGTACACCAGCGCATCATGAACGAGGTTATCCTGCCCACCGTGCGCGGCATGGCGGCGGAAGGCCATCCGTATACCGGCTTCCTGTATGCCGGTCTGATGATCGATGCCAGCGGCACGCCGAAGGTGATCGAATACAACTGCCGCTTCGGCGATCCGGAAACCCAGCCGATCATGCTGCGCCTGCAAAGCGATCTGGCCAGCCTGTGCCTGCTGGCCCTGGACGGTGAGCTGGATCAGGCCGACGCTGAGTGGGACCCGCGCCCGGCGCTGGGTGTGGTCCTGGCGGCAGGTGGCTACCCGGGCGACTATCGCCAGGGCGATGTCATCCGCGGTCTGGACCAGGTGGATGCGTCTGACCTGAAGGTCTTCCACGCCGGTACCGCCGAGCAGGACGGCCAGGTGGTCACCCGGGGCGGCCGCGTCCTCTGCGTCACCGCCCTGGGCGACTCTGTCGCTGCGGCCCAGACCCGCGCCTACCAGGGCGTCGAGCAGATCCGCTGGGACGACGTCTACTACCGCACCGACATCGGCTACCGCGCCATCGCTCGCGAAGCCTGA
- a CDS encoding cyclic nucleotide-binding domain-containing protein, producing the protein MTDTTIDLDKLKHFIPFDSLSDSHLEEIRSRLSVETVLPGRLVFKRGEQDPRAWFLIDGAVDLTDASFQVRHFPADDDENYLALDNYSQHTVNLITTEKTTFYTMDRNHLDLLMTWTQAAESMLDEGEDRHQGDWMDALLESELFSQVPPAKIQSLFVQFEEREVALGDIIVREGEAGDTFYVIKQGKAMVTRKQSGRSETLAALTAGDFFGEDALISDAPRNATVTMTSDGTLMCLGQQDFRDILQQSVIRRVTAEAMNAMSEEGDRACVLLDVRLPMEFKHDRTPGARNLPLTELRRDVRNLEKDFVYVVCCDGGRRSELGAYLLSEAGFDAYVLDHRPATEDAAQQTATTTA; encoded by the coding sequence ATGACCGATACCACCATCGACCTGGACAAACTCAAGCACTTCATACCGTTCGACAGCCTCAGCGACTCCCACCTGGAGGAGATCCGCAGCCGCCTGTCCGTCGAAACCGTGCTGCCCGGCCGTCTGGTGTTCAAACGCGGCGAACAGGACCCCCGCGCCTGGTTCCTCATTGATGGCGCCGTCGACCTTACCGATGCCAGTTTCCAGGTCCGGCACTTCCCCGCCGACGACGACGAAAATTATCTCGCCCTGGACAACTATTCCCAACACACCGTGAACCTGATCACCACGGAAAAAACCACTTTCTATACGATGGACCGTAATCACCTGGACCTGCTGATGACCTGGACCCAGGCCGCAGAATCCATGCTTGATGAAGGCGAAGACCGGCATCAGGGTGACTGGATGGATGCACTGCTGGAATCCGAGTTGTTCTCGCAAGTGCCCCCCGCCAAGATCCAGTCGCTGTTCGTTCAGTTCGAGGAACGTGAGGTGGCCCTGGGGGATATCATCGTGCGCGAGGGCGAAGCGGGTGATACCTTTTATGTGATCAAGCAGGGCAAGGCCATGGTGACCCGCAAGCAGAGCGGTCGCAGTGAAACCCTGGCCGCCCTGACCGCCGGTGATTTTTTCGGTGAGGACGCGCTGATTTCCGATGCGCCACGCAACGCCACTGTCACCATGACCAGTGATGGCACTTTGATGTGTCTTGGCCAGCAGGATTTTCGCGATATATTACAGCAGTCAGTGATTCGCCGGGTGACGGCGGAAGCGATGAATGCCATGAGCGAGGAAGGCGACAGAGCCTGTGTATTGCTGGATGTCCGTCTGCCCATGGAGTTCAAACACGACCGCACGCCGGGTGCACGCAACCTGCCGCTGACCGAGTTACGCCGCGACGTGCGCAATCTGGAAAAGGATTTTGTCTATGTGGTCTGCTGTGACGGAGGACGCCGGAGCGAACTGGGCGCCTACCTGCTCTCCGAAGCCGGCTTCGACGCCTATGTGCTGGACCACCGCCCAGCGACAGAAGACGCCGCGCAGCAGACGGCGACCACCACGGCCTGA
- a CDS encoding hybrid sensor histidine kinase/response regulator: MCWTTAQRQKTPRSRRRPPRPDLRLLTRLCLILGGLLACLLALPAQAVSPLPPFVITDTLDSARITVYSEYIEDVEGDIRLQDLLAGQHDARFRPARASSEFLGFSANTWWLRIALGNSTDRMQHLLLNLTPGLFGDIRFYYADDTGHYQEKRAGTRNDPPWADLRYRSPVFNVDLPPGATRTYYLRIVPERHMTYTLRLNTVEHQLQSSLRIDGLFLLLTGVILGLVLYNAALFAQYRGCAHLYYSAFLSALALAALSGGGFIGVQYLPLPHLQPHMEATATLLAVAASTAFSRTFLNSREQVREAEPWLLTLIACALVSALLNWILPAILALQIAYMLALVCVALLLWVGFACWFRQSDHASLYLLARSPLIVCVTLTVLASFGVLPVSINGPLLILTTATIEALLFALGLSRKSRDELEQRLSAEQHDALTSATWRIRGETLARLSHEIRTPMSGVLGMAEILRDTPLTPNQKDYVQGIQNAGESLLKILNDVLEYSRLEQGHTELEVSRFDLNELVMEAVALFRERAEEKQIELIPHIHTNVPQEVEGDAARLKQALTNMLGTCIRHAQSGELVIDVARDASGRADHLRFEFEGSALHHEADLFEPLASHETTPPPADSSQLGLAIARQLVEAMQGRCGHRTSRGGPAGWFTLPLPATEQPSPAAIDDSLLRGRAILVVDDSSTVTRVIRQQALAWGMRVTACHDPREALASIRTQANLNDPYDVVLLDHQMPGMTGMQLAARIHEDPMITRTPLLVMLTGMNDAPTATMARNVGIHRVLGKPVSGPRLRQALAEELGAVADRQETDLEHQSPDPGLRILVAEDHQLSQKVIRGMLAKLGLDADVVANGREALDAALKGSYDLVLMDCEMPEMDGFEATRRIREWERQHGRAPLPIVALTAHILREHRERSLAAGMNAHVPKPVELDTLRRAIVQFTSAAGTPPGSSRASAETPG; this comes from the coding sequence ATGTGCTGGACCACCGCCCAGCGACAGAAGACGCCGCGCAGCAGACGGCGACCACCACGGCCTGACCTCCGTCTCCTTACCCGCCTGTGCCTGATACTGGGTGGGCTGCTGGCATGTCTGCTGGCCCTGCCCGCCCAGGCGGTTTCGCCGCTGCCACCGTTTGTAATCACCGATACACTGGATAGTGCGCGCATCACCGTGTACTCGGAATATATCGAGGATGTCGAAGGCGACATCCGACTTCAGGATCTGCTCGCAGGACAACACGACGCGCGCTTCCGACCCGCCAGAGCGTCATCCGAATTTCTCGGTTTCAGTGCCAACACCTGGTGGCTGAGAATTGCGCTGGGCAACAGCACCGACCGTATGCAGCATCTGCTGCTCAATCTCACGCCGGGCCTGTTCGGGGATATCCGTTTTTACTACGCGGACGACACCGGCCATTACCAGGAAAAACGCGCCGGCACGCGAAATGATCCGCCCTGGGCCGACCTGCGCTATCGCTCACCGGTTTTCAATGTTGATCTGCCACCCGGTGCGACCCGGACCTACTACCTGCGCATCGTGCCGGAACGGCACATGACCTATACGTTACGGCTGAACACGGTGGAGCATCAATTGCAGAGCAGCCTGCGTATTGATGGCCTGTTCTTGTTGCTGACCGGCGTCATTCTCGGCCTGGTACTCTACAACGCCGCCCTGTTTGCACAGTATCGCGGCTGCGCGCACCTCTACTATTCTGCGTTCCTGTCTGCCCTGGCACTGGCCGCACTGAGCGGCGGTGGGTTTATCGGTGTGCAGTATCTGCCGCTGCCGCATCTGCAGCCGCACATGGAAGCGACCGCAACCTTGCTGGCGGTGGCCGCCAGCACGGCCTTCAGCCGTACTTTCCTGAACAGCCGCGAACAGGTCCGCGAGGCGGAGCCGTGGCTGCTGACGCTGATTGCCTGTGCGCTGGTCAGTGCCCTGCTCAACTGGATACTGCCCGCCATCCTGGCCTTGCAGATCGCCTACATGCTGGCGCTCGTCTGCGTTGCCCTGTTGCTGTGGGTCGGTTTTGCCTGCTGGTTCCGGCAGAGTGATCACGCCAGTCTGTATCTGCTTGCCCGCAGTCCGTTGATCGTCTGCGTGACCCTGACCGTGCTGGCCAGCTTCGGGGTACTGCCGGTATCCATCAATGGTCCGTTACTCATCCTGACCACGGCCACCATCGAAGCACTGCTGTTTGCGCTCGGCCTGTCGCGCAAGAGCCGTGACGAACTCGAGCAGCGTCTGAGCGCGGAGCAACATGATGCGCTGACCTCCGCGACCTGGCGTATTCGCGGTGAAACGCTGGCGCGCCTCAGCCACGAAATCCGCACCCCCATGAGCGGTGTACTGGGCATGGCTGAAATTCTGCGCGATACGCCACTGACACCAAACCAGAAAGACTATGTCCAGGGCATCCAGAATGCCGGCGAAAGTCTGCTGAAAATTCTCAATGATGTACTGGAGTATTCCCGTCTGGAACAGGGCCATACCGAACTGGAAGTCAGCCGCTTCGATCTCAATGAACTGGTGATGGAGGCTGTCGCGCTGTTCCGTGAGCGTGCTGAAGAAAAGCAGATCGAGTTGATCCCGCATATCCACACCAATGTGCCGCAGGAGGTCGAGGGCGATGCTGCCCGGCTCAAGCAGGCGCTCACCAACATGCTCGGCACCTGCATCCGCCACGCCCAGAGTGGTGAACTGGTCATCGATGTGGCCCGCGATGCCTCGGGCCGCGCCGACCATCTGCGTTTCGAGTTTGAAGGCAGCGCGCTGCATCACGAAGCCGATCTGTTCGAGCCCCTGGCCAGCCACGAGACGACACCGCCGCCCGCTGACAGCAGTCAGCTCGGTCTGGCGATCGCCCGGCAGCTGGTAGAAGCCATGCAGGGCCGCTGTGGCCATCGCACCAGCCGGGGAGGCCCGGCGGGCTGGTTCACGCTGCCGCTGCCCGCGACGGAGCAGCCGTCACCGGCGGCCATCGACGATTCCCTGCTGCGCGGCCGTGCCATTCTGGTGGTGGACGACTCCAGCACGGTGACCCGGGTCATTCGCCAGCAGGCGCTCGCCTGGGGCATGCGCGTCACGGCCTGCCATGATCCCCGCGAGGCGCTGGCCAGTATCCGCACCCAGGCCAACCTGAACGATCCCTACGATGTGGTGCTGCTGGATCACCAGATGCCGGGCATGACCGGCATGCAGCTCGCGGCACGCATTCACGAGGACCCGATGATTACCCGCACGCCGCTGCTGGTGATGCTGACCGGCATGAACGATGCCCCCACGGCCACCATGGCACGCAATGTCGGTATTCACCGCGTGCTGGGCAAGCCGGTCTCCGGGCCACGGCTGCGACAGGCCCTGGCGGAGGAACTGGGCGCCGTGGCCGACCGCCAGGAGACGGATCTGGAGCATCAGTCGCCGGATCCGGGGCTGCGTATCCTGGTGGCGGAGGATCATCAACTGAGCCAGAAGGTGATTCGCGGCATGCTGGCCAAACTCGGCCTGGATGCGGACGTGGTGGCCAACGGCCGAGAGGCGCTGGATGCCGCGCTCAAGGGGAGCTATGACCTGGTGCTGATGGATTGCGAGATGCCGGAAATGGACGGTTTCGAGGCCACACGGCGCATCCGCGAGTGGGAGCGCCAGCACGGGCGCGCGCCACTGCCCATCGTCGCGCTGACTGCGCACATCCTGCGCGAGCATCGCGAGCGCAGCCTGGCCGCGGGTATGAACGCCCATGTGCCCAAGCCGGTGGAGCTGGATACCCTGCGGCGCGCGATCGTGCAGTTCACGTCTGCTGCCGGAACGCCGCCGGGCTCATCCCGCGCCAGCGCCGAAACGCCCGGGTAA
- a CDS encoding AraC family transcriptional regulator: MMQIDPSLAGQPQSLSAAYLASVLPEVLQHYGLDQAAVLAQAGIDPALLQRSDALLPLLDALRLFLVVLERTGDAGLGFEIGRRVRPRSYQVLGYAVLSSATLGEAVERLLRFEKLAGNVGRTEMRREGDSVCLHWHCPLAGAPQRFITEAAITGWVTLGQQLVDVQVAPQRVCFRHEAPQDQDRYRDAYGCPVVFAADFDGVEFDSALMALPLTNADPGLSGLMEREASALLADYDIGTNLVNAVRSQLYRMLADGEPGIEGVAQRMGLAVRTLQARLRRQGVSFQEVLDGLRRSLAEIYLRDARLSLTEIALLLGFAEQSSFTRAFRRWRGMSPAAFRQQT; this comes from the coding sequence ATGATGCAGATCGATCCGTCCCTGGCGGGCCAGCCGCAGAGTCTGTCGGCGGCCTATCTGGCTTCGGTGCTGCCTGAGGTGTTGCAGCACTATGGGCTGGATCAGGCGGCGGTGCTGGCCCAGGCCGGCATTGATCCGGCGCTGTTGCAGCGCAGCGACGCCCTGTTGCCGCTGCTGGATGCCCTGCGCCTGTTTCTCGTGGTGCTGGAGCGTACCGGGGACGCCGGGCTGGGCTTCGAGATCGGCCGCCGGGTGCGGCCGCGTTCCTATCAGGTGCTTGGCTATGCCGTACTGTCCAGCGCCACCCTGGGCGAGGCGGTGGAGCGCCTGCTGCGTTTCGAGAAGCTGGCCGGCAATGTGGGCCGTACCGAGATGCGTCGTGAGGGTGACAGCGTGTGTCTGCACTGGCATTGCCCCCTGGCGGGTGCGCCGCAGCGTTTCATCACGGAAGCCGCCATTACCGGCTGGGTGACGCTTGGTCAGCAACTGGTGGACGTCCAGGTGGCCCCGCAACGGGTCTGTTTTCGGCACGAGGCGCCGCAGGACCAGGACCGCTACCGTGATGCCTACGGCTGCCCGGTGGTCTTTGCGGCAGATTTTGACGGCGTCGAGTTCGACAGCGCGCTGATGGCGCTCCCCCTGACCAATGCCGATCCGGGACTGTCCGGCCTGATGGAGCGCGAAGCCAGCGCCCTGCTGGCGGACTACGATATCGGCACCAATCTGGTCAACGCCGTGCGCAGCCAGCTGTACCGCATGCTGGCGGATGGCGAGCCGGGCATCGAGGGTGTGGCGCAGCGCATGGGGCTGGCCGTGCGCACCCTGCAGGCGCGCCTGCGACGTCAGGGGGTGAGCTTTCAGGAAGTGCTGGATGGCCTGCGCCGGTCACTGGCCGAGATCTACCTGCGCGATGCACGGCTGAGCCTGACCGAGATTGCACTGCTGCTGGGCTTCGCCGAACAGAGCTCCTTTACCCGGGCGTTTCGGCGCTGGCGCGGGATGAGCCCGGCGGCGTTCCGGCAGCAGACGTGA
- a CDS encoding AAA family ATPase: MKDLQDLRLMVMSRYPVIVIETWEERRALELLKRIGMRKALPVFSWTITEGLKRLELADASGQRHTIEPDAALGQIRSNAEAGIYALCDFHPYLVNAPKVVRLIKDIALRHDVVPHTLVFISHALTIPPELSRYCARFELSLPDEDQLLNIVQEEARAFARERGDRVRTGREVLDKLVRNLRGLTKEDARRLARGAIIHDGAITEDDLPEVNKAKFRLLDMDGVLSFEYDTANFAQVGGLGRLKAWLARRESAFMGAAQGGVTADTPKGILLVGVQGGGKSLAAKAVAGLWQLPLLRLDMGAVFNKYIGESERNLREALKMAETMAPCVLWLDEIEKGLATADNDGGTSRRLLGTLLTWMAERKAPVFMVATANEIDQLPPELIRKGRIDELFFVDLPGAETREVILRIHLARRDQDPALFDLPALAAACDGFTGAEIEQAIVAGLYSARAQEQPLTGAHLLDEIRSTVPLSVTMSERLEALRAWCHGRAVPAE; encoded by the coding sequence ATGAAGGATCTGCAGGACCTGCGGCTGATGGTGATGTCGCGCTATCCGGTCATCGTCATCGAGACCTGGGAAGAGCGGCGCGCCCTGGAGCTGCTCAAGCGTATCGGCATGCGCAAGGCGCTGCCGGTATTTAGCTGGACCATCACCGAAGGGCTCAAGCGGCTGGAACTCGCCGATGCCAGCGGCCAGCGGCATACCATCGAGCCGGATGCGGCGCTGGGGCAGATCCGCAGCAATGCCGAAGCGGGTATCTATGCCCTGTGTGACTTCCACCCCTATCTGGTCAATGCCCCCAAGGTGGTGCGCCTGATCAAGGACATCGCCCTGCGTCACGATGTGGTACCCCATACACTGGTATTCATCAGCCATGCGCTGACCATTCCGCCGGAACTGAGCCGCTATTGTGCCCGCTTCGAGTTGAGCCTCCCTGACGAGGATCAATTGCTGAACATTGTCCAGGAGGAAGCCCGCGCCTTTGCCCGGGAGCGGGGGGACCGGGTGCGCACTGGCCGCGAGGTGCTGGACAAGCTGGTGCGCAACCTGCGTGGCCTGACCAAGGAAGATGCCCGGCGTCTGGCCCGGGGCGCGATCATCCACGACGGCGCCATCACCGAGGACGACCTGCCCGAGGTCAACAAGGCCAAGTTCCGGTTGCTGGACATGGACGGCGTGCTCAGCTTCGAGTATGACACCGCCAACTTCGCCCAGGTGGGCGGGCTGGGCCGTCTGAAGGCGTGGCTGGCCCGGCGCGAGAGCGCCTTCATGGGCGCCGCCCAGGGGGGTGTGACGGCGGATACCCCCAAGGGCATCCTGCTGGTGGGCGTGCAGGGCGGCGGCAAGTCGCTGGCCGCCAAGGCAGTGGCCGGGCTCTGGCAGTTGCCGTTGCTGCGCCTGGACATGGGGGCCGTGTTCAACAAGTACATCGGCGAATCGGAGCGGAACCTGCGCGAGGCGCTGAAAATGGCGGAAACCATGGCGCCCTGCGTGCTGTGGCTGGACGAGATCGAGAAGGGCCTGGCGACGGCCGACAACGATGGCGGCACCTCACGGCGCCTGCTCGGCACCCTGCTGACCTGGATGGCCGAGCGCAAGGCGCCCGTGTTCATGGTGGCCACCGCCAACGAGATCGACCAGTTGCCGCCGGAACTGATCCGCAAGGGCCGGATCGACGAATTGTTCTTTGTTGACCTGCCCGGGGCGGAGACCCGCGAAGTCATCCTGCGTATCCATCTGGCGCGTCGCGATCAGGACCCGGCGCTGTTCGACCTGCCCGCCCTGGCGGCGGCCTGTGACGGCTTTACCGGGGCCGAGATCGAACAGGCCATCGTCGCGGGTCTCTACAGCGCCAGGGCTCAGGAGCAGCCATTGACCGGCGCCCATCTGCTGGATGAGATTCGCAGCACGGTGCCCCTGTCTGTGACCATGTCGGAGCGGCTTGAGGCCTTGCGGGCCTGGTGCCACGGCCGCGCGGTACCGGCGGAATGA
- the coq7 gene encoding 2-polyprenyl-3-methyl-6-methoxy-1,4-benzoquinone monooxygenase — MTESHSRHAPPQRRLSPLDQLLSRADNALRTLTPGSTRGERPSPAQHATVSSTPADPHQARHLAGLMRINHTGEVCAQALYQGQATTAGLPHVRRAMEEAAREEEDHLAWCEDRIRELGSVPSRLNPLFYAMSFSIGALAGLAGDRWSLGFVSETEKQVVRHLDSHLAQVPLEDERTRAILEQMRDDELRHAVTAEEAGGAPLPPPVRRLMTLMSQVMTFSTYRV, encoded by the coding sequence ATGACCGAATCACACTCCCGACACGCGCCGCCACAGCGCCGCCTGAGCCCGCTCGACCAGCTGTTGTCGCGGGCCGACAACGCCCTGCGCACCCTGACCCCCGGCAGCACCCGGGGCGAGCGCCCCAGCCCGGCACAGCACGCCACCGTCAGCAGCACACCGGCCGACCCGCACCAGGCACGCCATCTGGCCGGGCTGATGCGTATCAACCACACCGGTGAAGTGTGCGCCCAGGCGCTGTATCAGGGCCAGGCCACCACGGCGGGGCTGCCCCATGTGCGACGTGCCATGGAAGAAGCCGCCCGCGAGGAAGAGGACCACCTGGCCTGGTGCGAAGACCGGATCCGCGAACTGGGCAGTGTACCCAGCCGCCTGAACCCCCTTTTCTATGCCATGTCCTTCAGCATCGGCGCCCTCGCCGGGCTGGCCGGAGACCGCTGGAGCCTGGGATTCGTCAGCGAAACCGAGAAGCAGGTGGTGCGGCATCTGGACAGCCACCTGGCCCAGGTGCCGCTGGAAGATGAGCGTACCCGCGCCATCCTGGAACAGATGCGTGATGACGAGTTGCGCCATGCGGTCACCGCCGAGGAGGCTGGTGGCGCCCCGCTGCCGCCCCCGGTGCGCCGATTGATGACGCTGATGAGTCAGGTGATGACCTTCAGCACCTATCGCGTCTGA